The following is a genomic window from Benincasa hispida cultivar B227 chromosome 7, ASM972705v1, whole genome shotgun sequence.
GGAGAGAAATGGAAATATCCCTTGCCTCTAGTTACCTTATTGAGGCCAACCAGGTAAACTAATTAAACATAAATGTTCTTAGATTCTTTTCATTTAAATGCATATTCATGATAATGCTCATtcatatttctaaaagtttatTTTTCAGGGTTTTAGTAATGGAACATCAGTGGAGCCTGAACAGAAAGTAGGCAAATGGTGCCGGCATGAGTTCAAgttgaatgaagagattggGATGCTCTGCCATATATGTGGTTTTGTGAGCACTGAAATTAAAGATATATCAGCACCATTTGTAAGTCAAAATCAAGACTCTAGAATGCtggaatatttttattttatacttcAGAATCTTCCTATCTGCCTACAACCTTGGCTGGGAACTTTTTGTTATCTCTGTATTGCTTCATGTGCATACTTTTCTAGAAAAGAAATATTGTGCTGTAGGGTATGCTCGTAAAATGTTGTTTTAATGATTTGGTGTGATATCTATAGTTCCATTCTTGCTGTACCCCCCTCTATGAGTCTGCATTGGTCTTTTTAACCGTCATTATTTTTGTGTAAATTGTAATTTACATATGTTTCAACTAAGTTGTATTTATTTTCACCTTTATATTAAGCCGGCTCCAAAATTTTGCAAGTTATTGATGGTGTTTCTTTTTTATGCTCCCTCAATAGATATTGACaacctttttctctctataGATGCAACACATAAGCTGGAGTACAGAAGAGCGGCGTAATGAAGAAAAAGATTCAGAGCACAATACCGACGAAGAGGAGATGAATATTTTCTCTGGCCTTCCTTCTTCTGATGATACCTTATCAGAAGAAAATGACAACGTCTGGGCCTTGATCCCTGAATTCAGAAATAAATTACATCTCCACCAGAAAAAAGCATTCGAGTTCCTGTGGAAAAATATTGCTGGTTCTATGGTTCCAGCTCTCATGGATCAAGCATCTCGTAAAATAGGTGGTTGTGTGATATCCCATACACCGGGAGCTGGAAAAACCTTTTTGATCATCTCATTCCTTGTTAGTTACTTGAAACTGTTCCCAGGGAAAAGGCCCCTTGTCCTTGCTCCAAAGACAACTCTATATACATGGTACAAGGAATTTATTAAGTGGGAAGTTCCTGTACCGATTCATCTAATACATGGTCGTAGAACCTACCGAGTTTTCCGGGCAAACTCAAAACCAGTGACCTTTGCAGGTCCAAGGCCTACAGATGATGTCATGCACATCTTGGATTGCTTGGAAAAGATAAAGAAGTGGCATGCACATCCAAGTGTTCTTGTTATGGGATATACATCATTTCTTACATTAATGAGGGAAGATGCAAAGTTTGCACACAGAAAGTACATGGCCAAAGTTTTGCGCCAAAGTCCTGGTATCTTAATATTGGACGAGGGGCATAACCCCAGGAGTACCAAGTCCAGGCTGAGGAAAGTTTTGATGAAAGTTGAAACGGACCTCAGAATACTCCTCTCAGGTACAttgtttcaaaataatttcTGTGAATATTTCAATACCCTTTGCTTGGCAAGACCAAAGTTTGTGAATGAAGTGTTGAAGAAACTAGATCCCAAATtcaagaggaagaaaagaaaagctcCACATTTGCAGGAAGCTCGGGCGAGGAAATTCTTTCTAGATAAGATAGCTCGGAAAATTGATGCAGGTGATGAAGAAGACAGGAGGGACGGTTTGAACATGTTGAGAAATATGACAGGTGGGTTTATTGATGTTTATGAAGGTGGCAGTAAGGATGGCCTTCCTGGTTTACAAATTTACACCTTACTAATGAACACAACTGACATACAGcaacaaattttgaataaactTCACAAAATAATGGCTCAATTCCCTGGATATCCCCTTGAGTTAGAGCTCCTCATAACCCTTGGTTCAATACATCCATGGTTAGTAAAAACTGCAGTTTGTGCCAGCAAATTTTTCACTGATAGGGAACTGATGGAGCTAGATAGATACAAATTCAATTTGAGGAAAGGATCAaaagttatgtttgttctaAATCTTGTGTATCGTGTGGTCAAGAAGGAAAAAATTCTGATCTTCTGCCACAACATTGCACCCGTCAAACTATTCATCGAGCTGTTCGAGAATGTGTTTAGGTGGAAGAGAGGCCGAGAAATCTTGGCCCTCACAGGGGACCTTGAGCTGTTTGAACGAGGAAAAGTGATGGATAAGTTTGAAGATCCAGTGGGGCCATCCAAAGTTCTTCTTGCTTCAATCACTGCTTGTGCAGAAGGCATTAGTTTGACAGCTGCTTCACGAGTCATCTTATTAGATTCAGAGTGGAATCCTTCAAAGACAAAACAGGCCATTGCTCGAGCTTTTCGCCCTGGCCAGCTTAAAGTGGTTTATGTCTATCAACTACTAGTAACTGGCACACTAGAAGAAGATAAGTACAAGAGAACTACATGGAAGGAATGGGTGTCAAGTATGATTTTCAGTGAGGCGTTTGTCGAGGATCCTTCAAAATGGCAAGCAGAAAAGATTGAAGATGACGTTTTGAGGGAGATGGTGGAGGAAGATCGAGTCAAATCGTTTCATATGATTATGAAAAATGAGAAGGCGTCTACTGTGATCAGGGAAAAGGATTAGCCTCTCAATATCATGGTAAGTTAATACTCCTCTCTCTTTGTTTTAATCTTCTCTTTCTCATATGATGATATGTATGAATAATGACTCCTCCCCCCTTCATCATCACGTTTATTAAATAGATATTTGTATAATAATATGAAAGTTGTGTTATTCTTTACCAATAATCATTTGTAGTGCAATCTTGAAGTTTAGTGGAATTAATTGCATAATTGCATTGGTTTCTATGTGTGAGTTTGACTTGACTTACTCTTTTATCTCAACCATTTTGCTAATCAGAAACTGCTGATTCTGGAGATCCATGTTTTAGGAATTTGGATTAGTATATTTAGGTCATTTACATCTGATATGGCCTTATTCACAGTTTTGGAGATTCATCATGAAAATATGATTTCTTActgctttgatttttttttttttttgaaagttagCATTTGACTGTTCCATATGATTGCTCTGGACTAAGTTGGTTtctgtttcttttctctttcttagcTCAACCAGACATAAAACTTGTACTATCAACCTCGAGGTCAGATGTTCGATTCCTCCACTCCACATATCGTTAAAAAAAAGTCTTTGTTAGAAAGAAAAGTTAGGTTAAAATATTGTTTGgtcaatttattttaaaagatgttCTAATTAATCCATGTATTTCTGAGGTCTAAATTCAGTCTATGTACTTTCACTAAATCTTACGACTAGTCTTGTCCTACCATAACTTTGTTGTTGACTTTTCTAAGGTAAAATCTCTATTAGTGTTTTATCTATATTCCTATTGTGTCTATTCTTGAATTGAAgatattgttgttattttcttaagttttgagatttgaaaaatataccaaggataaaatgaaacaaaatccaaaatattttatccaaaaattcagtttttttcaaatttcattaattttcttATGGTTTGATTAAAGCTTACCAAACATTTTTATTGTTGTCGAGTAggtaagttatttttttttagtttattgattgaATCATGTACCTTTAGGATGATAATTAATGGCTTATCTACTTAATTATGCTTGGATTAGCTTAAGGTGATTAGCTATTTATTGGATATGGTAATTGGATATgtgtgttgtttttttttttttttctaaccctTGTGAGGGTGACAAACCATCAATTTTTAGAATAGTAATTGATGTTTTATCTATTGAGCTATGCTCGGATTCACGATAAGCGAGTCTTTTTTTTCTCCACAATTCGTGAGGTAGAAGAATCAAATATCTGACTTCGAAGTTGATAGTAAAAACACTATATTAGTTGAAGTTTTCTTAGTTCTAAATATTCTTATCATGTGGAGgctgtcaagtaatataagttTGGAAACATATCAATTCGATAAAGTTTTAAAGTACTATTTTGAGGTTGAAGCCCACATGTAGTGAAACAATAAACTTGTCATGGGGAATTTAGTTAATATAATATAGGACATTTAGGCCATGTTTACTGCTCTGTAAtcaaattgttatttttataatgaattttttatttataattcacATAATATTG
Proteins encoded in this region:
- the LOC120081370 gene encoding SNF2 domain-containing protein CLASSY 1-like isoform X1; this encodes MVKTKRRLYEFKHPFNDYPFEAMCCGSWQAVERIRISNGTITLHLVNDQFMILERGPYSDFRVRSRQATSSDCTCFLRPGVDVCVLSPSHSMENLDVRGSDPVLIDAKISSIERRPHEAGCSCQFYVQLYADLKPLGSEKGSLCKEIVEMGIDQISILQRVRKNFCEGQHYRWDFSEDCSLLPKTKLLLGKFLSDLSWLVITSALKHVTFDVRSLDNKILYQVLESNQKSTPIASDKILYTVNFRDDDGMFIPIIHQLDSSDKIEMSPAEDAFDNQLHSVTDLMDLRRSKRRNVQPDRFLGCDSINESEIDYSGTRIYKTEQLNDDEMTLPLACLFGMPAGSSKVKIENESNNHSNKLSVRDDLSVFKSRIKSLEMKSGMSDEVEDKNQLAIVPLLDEQPIASDPYPDVANSCGNYTKQITEMSATYYYINNKRKIRKRKFSDYEDVDFENDSCRGKASRSKARRMGYHSISYNKEDGQPKERPWQKRSLSAGAYKDLINSFLKNIDSTIKKEEPQIIDQWKEFKNKSCLDKKIEMEMPSNENEEESSEIEMLWREMEISLASSYLIEANQGFSNGTSVEPEQKVGKWCRHEFKLNEEIGMLCHICGFVSTEIKDISAPFMQHISWSTEERRNEEKDSEHNTDEEEMNIFSGLPSSDDTLSEENDNVWALIPEFRNKLHLHQKKAFEFLWKNIAGSMVPALMDQASRKIGGCVISHTPGAGKTFLIISFLVSYLKLFPGKRPLVLAPKTTLYTWYKEFIKWEVPVPIHLIHGRRTYRVFRANSKPVTFAGPRPTDDVMHILDCLEKIKKWHAHPSVLVMGYTSFLTLMREDAKFAHRKYMAKVLRQSPGILILDEGHNPRSTKSRLRKVLMKVETDLRILLSGTLFQNNFCEYFNTLCLARPKFVNEVLKKLDPKFKRKKRKAPHLQEARARKFFLDKIARKIDAGDEEDRRDGLNMLRNMTGGFIDVYEGGSKDGLPGLQIYTLLMNTTDIQQQILNKLHKIMAQFPGYPLELELLITLGSIHPWLVKTAVCASKFFTDRELMELDRYKFNLRKGSKVMFVLNLVYRVVKKEKILIFCHNIAPVKLFIELFENVFRWKRGREILALTGDLELFERGKVMDKFEDPVGPSKVLLASITACAEGISLTAASRVILLDSEWNPSKTKQAIARAFRPGQLKVVYVYQLLVTGTLEEDKYKRTTWKEWVSSMIFSEAFVEDPSKWQAEKIEDDVLREMVEEDRVKSFHMIMKNEKASTVIREKD
- the LOC120081370 gene encoding SNF2 domain-containing protein CLASSY 1-like isoform X2, translated to MENLDVRGSDPVLIDAKISSIERRPHEAGCSCQFYVQLYADLKPLGSEKGSLCKEIVEMGIDQISILQRVRKNFCEGQHYRWDFSEDCSLLPKTKLLLGKFLSDLSWLVITSALKHVTFDVRSLDNKILYQVLESNQKSTPIASDKILYTVNFRDDDGMFIPIIHQLDSSDKIEMSPAEDAFDNQLHSVTDLMDLRRSKRRNVQPDRFLGCDSINESEIDYSGTRIYKTEQLNDDEMTLPLACLFGMPAGSSKVKIENESNNHSNKLSVRDDLSVFKSRIKSLEMKSGMSDEVEDKNQLAIVPLLDEQPIASDPYPDVANSCGNYTKQITEMSATYYYINNKRKIRKRKFSDYEDVDFENDSCRGKASRSKARRMGYHSISYNKEDGQPKERPWQKRSLSAGAYKDLINSFLKNIDSTIKKEEPQIIDQWKEFKNKSCLDKKIEMEMPSNENEEESSEIEMLWREMEISLASSYLIEANQGFSNGTSVEPEQKVGKWCRHEFKLNEEIGMLCHICGFVSTEIKDISAPFMQHISWSTEERRNEEKDSEHNTDEEEMNIFSGLPSSDDTLSEENDNVWALIPEFRNKLHLHQKKAFEFLWKNIAGSMVPALMDQASRKIGGCVISHTPGAGKTFLIISFLVSYLKLFPGKRPLVLAPKTTLYTWYKEFIKWEVPVPIHLIHGRRTYRVFRANSKPVTFAGPRPTDDVMHILDCLEKIKKWHAHPSVLVMGYTSFLTLMREDAKFAHRKYMAKVLRQSPGILILDEGHNPRSTKSRLRKVLMKVETDLRILLSGTLFQNNFCEYFNTLCLARPKFVNEVLKKLDPKFKRKKRKAPHLQEARARKFFLDKIARKIDAGDEEDRRDGLNMLRNMTGGFIDVYEGGSKDGLPGLQIYTLLMNTTDIQQQILNKLHKIMAQFPGYPLELELLITLGSIHPWLVKTAVCASKFFTDRELMELDRYKFNLRKGSKVMFVLNLVYRVVKKEKILIFCHNIAPVKLFIELFENVFRWKRGREILALTGDLELFERGKVMDKFEDPVGPSKVLLASITACAEGISLTAASRVILLDSEWNPSKTKQAIARAFRPGQLKVVYVYQLLVTGTLEEDKYKRTTWKEWVSSMIFSEAFVEDPSKWQAEKIEDDVLREMVEEDRVKSFHMIMKNEKASTVIREKD